The Heptranchias perlo isolate sHepPer1 chromosome 33, sHepPer1.hap1, whole genome shotgun sequence genome contains a region encoding:
- the LOC137301485 gene encoding zinc finger and BTB domain-containing protein 44-like → MGLKTFTHNSPVHGQELLGKLNKLRNEGHFCDVTIRVQDKVFRAHKVVLAACSEFFRAKLVNQSDADECILDLNHVTVSGFSPLLEYAYTATLAINTENIIDVLAAASYMQMFHVANTCSEFMKSSILWNTSGNPPGPVPPIPQENSGACIIQSHDDSLSPVSSECSSVEKSKPRESRRKRKNFIMISPESPTESAVQPNSSQVVNPSVTFSDNRTQQSVDSSLSFQWTYPLGADRRTQAEKTKQTESVRILEQTINTEVTGRLPDYTACESTKATSPPIIEDDVRIKVERLSDDEGHEVVSQPVSASQSSLSDHQTVPGSEQAQEDLLISPQSSSIGSVDEGVTEGLPTLQGTSNTNSHPDDDDRLESGQYSYQLYINPSTSGIERSSPNGPDKPFQCPTCGARFTRIQNLKQHMLIHSGIKPFQCDRCGKKFTRAYSLKMHRLKHEGKRCFRCQICSATFTSFGEYKHHMRVSRHIIRKPRIYECKTCGAMFTNSGNLIVHLRSLNHEASELASYFQSSDFIVPDYLKQEQEEALGQYDIGDNGFDNNSAVQMPVISQVSSTQNCDSAFPLGHLAGLMNKDDEIIEEQKTNGSDVNGILGVREDLHKRGSPEEGPHILYN, encoded by the exons ATGGGTCTAAAAACCTTTACACATAATTCTCCAGTCCATGGTCAAGAGCTTctgggaaagttaaacaaactccGTAATGAAGGACATTTCTGCGATGTGACCATTCGGGTCCAGGACAAGGTCTTCAGGGCCCACAAGGTGGTCCTTGCTGCTTGCAGTGAATTCTTCAGGGCAAAACTTGTAAATCAATCAGATGCAGATGAGTGCATTTTGGATTTGAATCATGTCACTGTTAGTGGGTTTTCACCATTGTTAGAGTATGCATACACTGCTACACTTGCCATTAATACTGAGAACATTATTGATGTCTTGGCTGCTGCAAGCTATATGCAGATGTTCCATGTAGCAAACACCTGTTCAGAGTTCATGAAATCAAGTATCCTGTGGAATACAAGCGGTAATCCGCCAGGACCAGTTCCTCCAATCCCTCAAGAGAATAGTGGCGCTTGCATCATTCAGTCCCATGATGACAGCCTATCTCCAGTGTCATCAGAATGTAGTTCTGTTGAAAAAAGTAAGCCCAGGGAGTCACGCAGAAAGCGAAAGAACTTCATAATGATATCCCCAGAGAGTCCCACAGAATCTGCTGTTCAGCCCAACTCCTCACAAGTTGTGAACCCCTCTGTGACCTTTTCAGACAACAGGACCCAGCAGTCTGTGGACTCGTCTCTGTCATTTCAGTGGACATACCCTTTGGGCGCTGATCGCCGGACCCAAGCTGAAAAAACTAAACAAACAGAAAGTGTTAGGATCTTGGAACAGACCATAAACACAGAGGTAACAGGAAGATTACCTGATTACACTGCATGCGAGAGCACAAAAGCAACATCACCCCCAATAATAGAAGATGACGTACGGATCAAAGTTGAAAGGTTAAGTGATGACGAAGGTCACGAAGTGGTATCGCAACCTGTCAGTGCTTCCCAGAGTTCACTTAGTGaccatcaaactgtaccaggaAGTGAACAGGCTCAGGAGGATTTATTGATCAGTCCCCAGTCTTCCTCTATTG gttcagTAGATGAGGGAGTTACAGAAGGGCTACCAACACTCCAAGGCACTTCCAATACCAACAGTCACCCAGATGATGATGATAG ATTGGAGAGTGGACAGTACTCATACCAGCTATACATCAACCCTTCCACGAGTGGCATAGAGAGATCGAGTCCAAACGGTCCTGATAAACCTTTCCAGTGCCCTACTTGTGGTGCTAGGTTCACTCGCATCCAGAATCTCAAACAGCACATGCTTATTCACTCAG GTATAAAACCCTTTCAGTGTGACAGATGCGGAAAAAAGTTCACAAGAGCATACTCCTTAAAGATGCATCGTCTCAAGCATGAAGGCAAACGATGTTTCCGATGCCAGATATGCAGTGCAACTTTTACTTCATTTGGGGAATATAAGCACCATATGCGCGTTTCGAGGCACATCATCCGAAAGCCAAGGATCTACGAGTGCAAAACATGTGGTGCCATGTTTACTAATTCTGGAAACTTAATTGTACACCTGAGAAGCCTGAACCATGAAGCATCTGAACTAGCGTCCTACTTCCAGAGCAG TGACTTCATAGTACCAGACTACCTGAAACAAGAGCAAGAGGAGGCGCTTGGTCAGTATGATATCGGAGACAATGGCTTTGATAACAACTCAGCAGTACAAATGCCAGTCATTTCACAGGTGTCCTCCACACAGAACTGCGACAGTGCGTTCCCCCTTGGGCACTTGGCTGGGCTTATGAACAAGGACGACGAAATAATAGAAGAACAGAAGACAAATGGCTCAGATGTAAATGGAATCCTTGGTGTAAGAGAGGATCTGCATAAGAGAGGTTCTCCAGAGGAAGGACCTCATATCCTTTATAATTAA